In Toxotes jaculatrix isolate fToxJac2 chromosome 11, fToxJac2.pri, whole genome shotgun sequence, a single genomic region encodes these proteins:
- the epcam gene encoding epithelial cell adhesion molecule → MKIWIAVLLAAFAAGASAQGCSCDTMKWATCDGNPCSCYLFVGENVKQTLNCTALIPKCILMKAEMYRAKTGQSTRGFGGKPVETAFVDNDGIYDPECENDGKFKAKQCNNTEECWCVNSAGVRRTDKGDKNLKCEKLVETYWVRLQLTHKPTSGDVNPSNLKAAIADAIHKRYKNFNKDMVEDVQYDPEARMIVVDVKKPKGERKSDLTHMAYYMEKDVKVLPLFTPQDKFEPVVGGQKLEMDNILVYYVDEEPPTFTMKNLSGGIIAVIVVVVLAVVAGLLVLFFARRRQNQQYNKAQQREMEAM, encoded by the exons GTGACACTATGAAGTGGGCTACCTGCGATGGAAATCCGTGTTCGTGCTACCTTTTTGTCGGTGAAAACGTCAAACAAACGCTGAACTGCACTGCAC TGATCCCCAAGTGCATCTTGATGAAGGCTGAGATGTACAGAGCAAAAACGGGCCAGAGCACTCGTGGATTCGGAGGAAAGCCAGTGGAGACTGCCTTTGTGGACAACGATGGCATCTATGACCCAGAGTGTGAGAACGACGGCAAATTCAAGGCCAAGCAGTGCAACAACACAGAGGAGTGCTGGTGTGTCAACAGCGCTGGCGTGCGTCGAACTGACAAGGGAGACAAGAATCTGAAGTGTgagaagctggtggagacctA CTGGGTCCGTCTCCAGCTGACCCACAAACCAACATCTGGTGACGTGAATCCTTCCAACTTGAAGGC TGCCATTGCGGATGCCATTCACAAGCGCTACAAGAACTTCAACAAGGACATGGTGGAAGACGTCCAG TATGACCCCGAAGCCCGCATGATTGTGGTGGATGTGAAGAAGCCAAAGGGAGAGCGCAAGAGTGACCTGACCCATATGGCCTATTACATGGAGAAAGAT gTCAAGGTGCTGCCCCTGTTCACACCGCAGGACAAGTTTGAGCCCGTTGTGGGCGGCCAGAAGCTGGAGATGGACAACATCCTGGTGTACTACGTTGACGAGGAACCCCCGACTTTCACCATGAAGAATCTGTCAGGTGGAATCATTGCCGTCattgtggtggtggtgctggctGTGGTTGCCGGCCTGCTGGTCCTG ttcTTTGCCAGAAGGCGACAGAATCAACAGTACAACAAAGCTCAG caaagagagatggaggcCATGTAA